Proteins encoded within one genomic window of Sorex araneus isolate mSorAra2 chromosome 9, mSorAra2.pri, whole genome shotgun sequence:
- the RAN gene encoding GTP-binding nuclear protein Ran: protein MAAQGEPQVQFKLVLVGDGGTGKTTFVKRHLTGEFEKKYVATLGVEVHPLVFHTNRGPIKFNVWDTAGQEKFGGLRDGYYIQAQCAIIMFDVTSRVTYKNVPNWHRDLVRVCENIPIVLCGNKVDIKDRKVKAKSIVFHRKKNLQYYDISAKSNYNFEKPFLWLARKLIGDPNLEFVAMPALAPPEVVMDPALAAQYEHDLEVAQTTALPDEDDDL from the exons ATGGCCGCCCAAGGAGAACCGCAAGTGCAGTTCAAA CTGGTGCTGGTGGGCGACGGCGGCACGGGCAAGACCACCTTCGTGAAGCGCCACCTGACGGGCGAGTTCGAGAAGAAGTATGTCG CCACCCTGGGCGTCGAGGTGCACCCGCTCGTCTTCCACACCAACCGCGGCCCCATCAAGTTCAACGTGTGGGACACGGCCGGCCAGGAGAAGTTCGGCGGCCTGCGGGACGGCTACTACATCCAAG CCCAGTGTGCCATTATAATGTTTGATGTAACATCAAGAGTTACTTATAAGAATGTGCCTAACTGGCATAGAGATCTCGTTCGAGTATGTGAAAATATCCCCATCGTGTTGTGTGGCAACAAAGTGGATATCAAGGACAGGAAAGTGAAGGCAAAATCTATTGTCTTCCACCGAAAGAAGAATCTTCAG TACTAtgacatttctgccaaaagtaaCTACAACTTTGAAAAGCCCTTCCTCTGGCTTGCTAGAAAATTAATCGGAGATCCAAACTTAGAGTTTGTTGCCATGCCTGCTCTCGCTCCCCCAGAGGTGGTCAtggacccagccttggcagcaCAGTATGAGCACGATTTAGAG GTTGCTCAGACAACTGCTCTCCCGGATGAGGATGATGACCTGTGA